GGAAGACCTGCAGCGCTGGTTTAACTACCTGTGGGAGCATGAGGGTTTGTTTACGCCTACGCCGTTCACGGACCGCTCCTTATACCAGAACGTTGATTTGGTGGTGCTCACGAATCAGTACGATAAGCACAGCCGGTTTTTCGAAAAGGATGTGTCCAATAGCTGGTCGCTCGGGGAGGGCTTCAACCTAATTTTTGGCAACCCCTACCGGCATAGCCTAAAGGAAGCCGCCATCAAGCACTTCATGAATGTACTGCCCAATTTCACCACCGAACTAGGTGCTTATCAGGTGCCGGGTGGGGCACCGGATTATGTGAAGAATATCCGCCGCATCCCGTGGTTTGTGAAAGACCATCTGGAAAAGCAGCACGGGCGCTTCCTCTTCCAGAACCCCTCATAACGGCAGCCGGGAGCCCTTTCCCTTACGAGAAAGGGCTCCGGCAACCCGTCAAATTATGCAATTCTGCGGCGGTATTTAGTACCAACTTCCCCCTTCAGCAGCCGTTCCTTTGTAGCGTGATTATGGGCTTTCGCCAACTGGCTAAATGGCTCAAAAACCACTCATTACGCCGCTTTTTATGGAACCTGCCACTAAAACCGAAACCCTCGACATAGAAGGCATGACCTGCGCCTCGTGCGCGTCCGCCGTCGAGAAGTCGCTCAGCCGCACGCCCGGCGTGCAGCGGGCGATGGTCAACTTTGCCACCGAGAAGGCCACCGTGGACTACGTGCCCACCGAAGCTTCCCCGGCCACGCTCAAGGAAGCCGTCATCAACGCCGGCTACGGCGTGATGGAGCGCGCCCCCGACACCAGCGCCGCCGAACGCAGCGCCGAAATCGACCGCCAGAAGGCCGTGGCCTACGCCAAGCTCAAGCGCCGCTTCTGGGTGGCCGTGGGCCTAGCCCTCCTCATAATGCCGTTGAGCATGCTCATGCTCTGGCCGGCCATGATGGCGCGCATCAATATGCAGTGGCTCAACTATGCCCTGCTGCTGCTCACGCTGCCCGTGCTGCTTTATAGTGGGCGCGAGTTCTACGTGTCGGCCTGGAACGGCTTCAAGCACCGGGCCGCCAACATGGACACGCTTATTGCCGTGGGCACCGGTGCGGCCTTTCTCTACAGCCTGGCGGCTACCGTGGTGCCCGGCTTTTTCACCAGCCGGGGCCTGATGCCCGAGGTATACTATGATACGACAGCAACCATCATTGCCCTGATTCTGCTGGGCAAGGTGCTGGAGCTACGCGCCAAAACCCAGACCTCGGCCGCCATGCGCAGCCTCATCGGCCTGCAAGCCAAAACGGCCCGCGTGGTGCGCCCCGATGGCGCGGAAGTCGACGTGCCCATCGAGCAGGTGCAGCTGGGCGACCTCGTGGTGGTGCGCCCCGGCGAGAAGGTGGCCACCGATGGCCTCATTACCGAAGGCAGTTCGGCGCTCGACGAGGCCATGCTCACGGGCGAAAGCCTACCGGTGCAAAAGCAGGTGGGCGATGCGGTGTTCGGGGCCACGCTCAACAAAACCGGCTCCTTCCGCTTCCGCGTGACCAAGGTGGGCGCCGACACCATGCTCTCGCAGATTGTGAAGCTGGTGGAGGACGCCCAAGGCAGCCGCGCCCCCATTCAGCGGCTGGCCGATAAGGTCAGCTCCATTTTCGTGCCCACGGTGGTGGTCATTGCCATTCTCACGTTCGTGCTGTGGTTTGATTTGGCCCCGGCCGGCACCCGCCTGCCGCTGGCGCTGGTCAACTTCGTGGCCGTGCTCATCATTGCCTGCCCGTGCGCGCTGGGTTTAGCCACGCCTACGGCTATCATGGTCAGCACCGGCAAGGGCGCCGAGCACGGCGTACTGATTCGCAACGCCGAGGCGCTGGAAAAGGCTTACCAGGTGAACACCGTGCTGCTCGACAAAACCGGCACCATCACCAAGGGCGAGCCCGCCGTAACGGATTTCTGGACGCTGCCCGGCCAGGAGGCCAGTCAGCTGCTGCAAGTGGTGGCCGCCGTGGAGCGTCAGAGCGAGCACCCACTGGCCGAGGCCGTGGTGCGCCACGCCGAGGCGCAGGGCGCGGCCAGCCTGACGGCGACCGGCTTCCGGGCCGTGGAAGGCAAAGGGGCCGCCGCCACCGTGAGCGGCCAGGCCGTGCTCATCGGCAACCGTCGACTGCTGGCCGACGAAAGCGTGAGCCTCTCCCCCACCCTGATAACCCAGGCCGAGCAGCTGCTGAGCCAGGCCAAAACCGTGCTCTACATCGCCGTGGCTGGCCAGGCCGTGGGCCTCGTTGGCGTGGCCGATACCGTGCGCGACACCTCGGCCGCCGCCATCAAAAAGCTGCAGGCCCTGGGCATTGAGGTGGTGATGATGACGGGCGACAACGCCGAAACGGCCGCCCAGGTGGCCGGGCAGGTGGGCATCACGCGCTACTTCGCCGAGGTGCTGCCCGCCGATAAGGCCGGCAAGGTGAAGGAGCTGCAGGCCGAGGGCCGCACCGTGGCCATGGTCGGCGACGGCATCAACGACGCGCCGGCGCTGGCCCAGGCCGACATCGGCCTGGCCATCGGCTCGGGTACCGACGTGGCGATGGAAGCGGCCGGCATTACGCTCATGCGCTCCGACCTGAACGGGGTGGTGACGGCCATCGAGCTGAGCCGCCAGACCATTCGCACCATCAAGCAGAACCTGTTTTTTGCCTTCGTCTACAACACGCTGGGCATTCCCGTGGCGGCCGGGCTGCTCTACCCCTTCTTCGGCATTCTGCTCTCGCCCATGCTCGCGGCCGGGGCCATGGCCCTGAGCTCGGTGTCGGTGCTGACCAACTCGCTGCGCCTGCGCAGCTTCGACAATCATTAATTCCACTCTGCTATGGATACGACCGCCATTATGGTAACTGTCATCGGCCTGGCTCTCGCCGGGTTTGTGCTGTGGTACTTCTTTTTCTCGGCCCGCCAGACGGCCAATGCCGTTTCCTCGTCCAGCGGCGTGCAGGAGGTGGCCATTACCGTGAAGGGCGGCTACTCGCCCGACGTGATTGAGGTGGAGCGCGGCAAGCCCGTGCAGCTGAGCTTCTACCGCGACGAGGAAAACAGCTGCTCGGAAGAGCTGCTGATGCCCGATTTCAGTGTTCGCCGCGACCTGCCGGCCTTTAAAACCACGCTGGTGGAGCTGCTGCCGAAGGAAGCCGGCACCTTTACCTTCACCTGCGGCATGGGCATGCTGCGGGGTAGCTTAGTGGTGAAATAATGCCGCACCCCATGAAAGCCGACGTCAGCATCGCCCACGTCCTGCCGCCGCCCGGTTCGCACCGGCTGCTGATTAAGAACATGGTGTGCCCGCAGTGTATCCGGGTGGTGCGCGAGGAGCTGACGGCGCTGGGCCTGACGGTGCACCGGGTAGCCTTGGGCGAGGCCGACGTGAGCACGGCCGACGGCGCGGCTCCCGACTGGGCGGCCATTCGGGCCAGCCTGCAGGAGGCCGGGTTTGAG
This region of Hymenobacter sp. GOD-10R genomic DNA includes:
- a CDS encoding heavy metal translocating P-type ATPase; translation: MEPATKTETLDIEGMTCASCASAVEKSLSRTPGVQRAMVNFATEKATVDYVPTEASPATLKEAVINAGYGVMERAPDTSAAERSAEIDRQKAVAYAKLKRRFWVAVGLALLIMPLSMLMLWPAMMARINMQWLNYALLLLTLPVLLYSGREFYVSAWNGFKHRAANMDTLIAVGTGAAFLYSLAATVVPGFFTSRGLMPEVYYDTTATIIALILLGKVLELRAKTQTSAAMRSLIGLQAKTARVVRPDGAEVDVPIEQVQLGDLVVVRPGEKVATDGLITEGSSALDEAMLTGESLPVQKQVGDAVFGATLNKTGSFRFRVTKVGADTMLSQIVKLVEDAQGSRAPIQRLADKVSSIFVPTVVVIAILTFVLWFDLAPAGTRLPLALVNFVAVLIIACPCALGLATPTAIMVSTGKGAEHGVLIRNAEALEKAYQVNTVLLDKTGTITKGEPAVTDFWTLPGQEASQLLQVVAAVERQSEHPLAEAVVRHAEAQGAASLTATGFRAVEGKGAAATVSGQAVLIGNRRLLADESVSLSPTLITQAEQLLSQAKTVLYIAVAGQAVGLVGVADTVRDTSAAAIKKLQALGIEVVMMTGDNAETAAQVAGQVGITRYFAEVLPADKAGKVKELQAEGRTVAMVGDGINDAPALAQADIGLAIGSGTDVAMEAAGITLMRSDLNGVVTAIELSRQTIRTIKQNLFFAFVYNTLGIPVAAGLLYPFFGILLSPMLAAGAMALSSVSVLTNSLRLRSFDNH
- a CDS encoding cupredoxin domain-containing protein, whose translation is MDTTAIMVTVIGLALAGFVLWYFFFSARQTANAVSSSSGVQEVAITVKGGYSPDVIEVERGKPVQLSFYRDEENSCSEELLMPDFSVRRDLPAFKTTLVELLPKEAGTFTFTCGMGMLRGSLVVK